The DNA window TGCCCATCCTCCTGTGGTGGAGCGGGGGTCTGTTCCCTCATTTCCCTGGGGACTCTGAACGCATCGACTGTGCCACATCATCCTGTCTGGTCACAAGCAACCGCAAGGTACTGGATAACGAATAACTCCATGAAGTGTTTTTACTGAAACTCTTGGCTCAGACAGAGCGAAGATGCTCACTCGCACTGATAATAATCACAATCTCAAGTTGTTCCGACTGACAGTAATCCTGAGTTTGATCTTGAAAGGTCCAGCTGTACAAACGGACCGCATCCATCATCTTTTATGGAACAGACTTTCGGGCATATGAGGCGCCGCTCCCTCGTCTCCGCCACCAGACCTGGGCCCTGTTCCACGAGGAGTCCCCCATGAATAACTACATCCTCTCCCATGGACCGGGAATCAGCCTGTTCAACTACACCGCCACGTTTCGCAGGGAGTCAGACTATCCTCTGACCCTGCAGTGGCTGCCTTCTCTGGATTACTTGCTGGCGCCTGTGGTCgtgtccctggaggagaagaaccggCTGAGGAGGGAGGGTCTGGGTCCTGTGCTCTACATGCAGTCCCACTGCGATGTACCATCTGACAGAAACCGCTATGTCCAGGAGCTCATGAAGTATATTCAGGTACAGCCCaaagatgccttttttttttactaagatCCATGCTTGAGGTGTAAAGCTTTTTCCAGTTTAGGACAtcgttttgtacttttttataAAAGGTGTATTCTGCATAGGAAGCAGCAATTTTCCAATTGTTATGACCGGGCCGGATTATAGTTCCACAATCCACATGGTTTAACATTGCACATTGCATTGTACATAGAATAGTCGGTATCCACATGTACTTGGCCGTGGGTATCAGTTattccatcatttaaaaaatagcgAGGGTACTAGGGTAAAGTTtgttaaatttatttatttttatttttctctcgtCCGCCAGTATTTGTTCTCCAATAGAAtgctttttgtcttgttttgccTCTGCCAGTCAGAACACATATTCTGCTTGGTGGTGAGTAGCATTTTCAGCAATGTCCTCAATGTTTAACCCTGCCTTAGTCGTTCTTTGCAACAAACAGCATCCGGATCACATGCACTAGAAATATGTAGCTGTTTAGTCTTCCTCATTTCCATTTGCACACACTTGTGCATACAGGTCAAAAGGTCGAAATGATTCTTTGTCACGCCCCAAATCCCCAACGAGGAATGAAATGTTGGATTATAATTAGAAATGTGGGaggatttttttaaacgtgttaCACAAATAACCTGATGATGCTCTCTAACTCTCTCCTTTCCCACTCGTCATATCTCTCTCCATAGGTGGACTCCTACGGGAAATGCTTGAATAACAAACCTCTGCCCGTCCATCTGGAGGACACCGCCACAGCTACCGGCGAAGAAGCCGGCTTCATGAATTTCGTTGCGCGCTACAAGTTTCACCTGGCGCTGGAGAACGGCCTGTGTCCGGACTACATGACGGAGAAGCTGTGGCGGCCTCTCCATCAGGGCTGTGTGCCCGTCTATCGCGGCTCCCCGGTGGCGGCCGACTGGATGCCCAACGACCACTCCGCCATCCTCGTCGATGACTTCGCGTCCCCAAAAGCTTTGGCTGAATTCCTCAAACACCTCGACGAGAACGATGAAGAATACGCTAAATATTTAGAGTTCAAAAACCCCGGCCTCATCACCAACCACCGTTTGTTGGAGGCTCTGGAGACCCGTGAGTGGGGGGTCAATGACATGAGTAAACCCAATTACCTGAATGGATTTGAATGTTACGTGTGCGACCAGGAGAACGCACGGCTGGCAGCGGAGCGAGCACACAGGAAAGCCCCTCAAAGGAACCTGCCGCCTCAGTCTAAAATGGCCAACAACTCTCACATGGGGTGCCCGCTGCCCAGCCCCGGGTACGGACACGTCAACGACCTACCTGCAGACGATGGGTGAGTTTTGTCTGAGGCGAATAACAACGTCCCGAGGGGGAGACAGTCTATTTTAATGGTCTAATTAAAATATCCTCTGTGACGAGTCTAATCTGTTGGCGTATCTGTCCCGCAGATGGTTGCAAATGTGGCCTCAGGATTACTGGCAGAGCCTGGACCAAGCGGAGGGCCTGGAGTCTTTGATAAGACTCAACGAGTCGGACCCTTCGCTGCTGTGGAAGCACATCCAAAGCCTTGCTGTGAGCAGAGCcagggggaaacactgacacAGACCTCGGAACCAACAGGAGGCTGGAGCATGTCCAGGATTACAGAGGTGTCCCACATTATGCACCCTTTCTGTTTGAATTTGAAATTGAAACGGAAATCACTGACACTTTTGCACCTGAGCCAAAACTTTACCCATATGAACAATTTCgttctattatatatatatatatatattttagcttACTTGATTCGTTCGTCCTTCATCCAAAGTTTGGTAATGGGAAGATAATGCTCCAGCTATTAAGTCTTTTTCTTACTATAACAGAGGTGCCATCATTGCTCTAACGCCTTGTTAACATTAACTGCTTGCAGTGCAATCGTTCCACAGAGGCACATTCTCACCGGAGGGGGATTTTTGTTAAACTGGGGCAGAGCCAAGGGAGCTCTGCCTAACTGTGTGTGAACCCCCATCAAGCCTGTAGCCGACAATATGCATTAGCCTCTTTAGTCACTCAGCAGGTAGCTGATGGTTGTTAGCTCATTTATGTACACAGCTATTTTAAATGTCGAAGCCAGGGAGGTTTCacagaggagggaagaaaggcAAATGTAAATCTGACTCAGGACCAGCTCACCTAATGAACTTCTTTGGCTGTTACTTTACAACTTTGTCCAAACATTTTCCTGTTACGTGATGCTATTTATGTGCAAAAATGTTAGTGTCTAGAACACGCAACTGCTCGAGACTCCGTGACAGTCCTGTGTGACGTGACTTTGCATCGCATTTTTAGAGGCATTgtataaatcattttatttttttcaacaaaacattCATGGGAACACACTTTTGTATCAAGAGGAACAGAAATACACTTTTTaataaagtcatttttaaatgaattatattGTTATTCATCTCCAGTAGTAGTTTGTTCATAATACATATCCTTCAAAGTTTACATAGAGATATAGCTGTCACcaccaagaagaaaaaaaacaacatcaatacAAGTTAGTACAACATGTTTGAGCTCCAACTATGAAATCACCATCCTATTCACTACAACAACCCTTTACCACACAACTCCTGAGTTCAAACCAGACACGATCCAAACTACGAGAAAGATGTGAGTTCTCCactttaaatgcaaatgaacaAGAAGGGAAGCGAAGGAGAAGAGGCTGCAGAAGGGATTTGATAATCAGTCCAAAGCTTCGCTGTAGCACATCTCGCAGTGGACTTTCCCGCCGTGTAGGAACATGCTGTCGAGAAGGTCTCCCATCGGCTTTTTACACACACCACACTGGAACATTGGGAGGATTGAAATGAAGATGGATTCATGAGTAAAGTGCAGTGTTTTTATCCTTGAATTTCTGTCGCAGCTTTCAAAGTATTGAGGTATATTAAAACAAACTGTCATTATGAAGCTACAGTGATGAGCTgattagcgtagcttagcataaagacggAAAAGGGGGCAGGAACATGTTATAGTGACACTTTTATGACGCATCAGCTCTGTTGGTAGGTTTCGAACAATGGATGGAGTTTACATTTACTAAATCTGTAGCATCATATTTACTCTCCAGACGTTAGAGACAAGTATCAATCTCCTCTAACTCTACAAACAAAAGCTCACTTCCTCCAGGTCACTCCCTTCAAAGACATTTTATAGTGCAATAAATACCAAATTGCATCTTCATGGGAGCAGGACCGATGGATTACCTTGAAGCAGTGGGGGTGGCAGTTGATGTTGAGGTGCTCGATGGTGATCTTGGCTTCGTCACCCACTGGCTCGGCGCAGAAGTTGCAGCTGGATGACGGGAGGCCGCTGGGGAGACACAGCGATTGAGACACGGAACGTTGGCCGCGGCTCAAGCAGCTCGCACACAACCGCAGCTCCGTCTGGAGGAGTGACCTGTGACCCTTTCTGTCCCGAGTGTAAATAACCCTTTGATTATTATACCCGCCTTGCCTCCTAATGAGCTGGCTGGTGGGTTTTTTCTGCTTAAGTGCTTATTGGTGGAAATGACACGGCAGGGGGAGACAGGGCGTAGGCTCAAGTCTGGTTTAAAGCAGGTCAGGGAATCGTGTTGTCACCAGGAGTAAGTTGAGGCGCCGCGTAAGAGAAAcgtaaaatacagaaaaaaggagaatcTCAAGACAACATTTGTATTCTCGCTGCTGGGAATTTGCCCTTGAATCATTTGAAATAGCAGAAGTTGGAGCTGAAAGTGGCGGTCCCGACGCAAACTGTGCCAATGAAATGACAACTTAAAATAGAATTGCGAAAGCAGAAGTGTTACCGCTGAAGAGTAAAGTTTTGTTTGGTATTTAAGCTGAAGTGAAAATGCTGAAAGCAGCTGAAAGTAATGCGGGGAAAATGAAGAGTGTCAATTGAAATGTGACTGAGAGCAGTTTATGTGAACTGTGTGAACAATGGCAGTTGCAGAAGTTGGAAGAgtagacatttttatttccaaaggagAAGTCCTGGTAAGGTTTGAGGTGTGCGTTGAAGAGTAAGCATTAAAAGGAGCCAATATGTCAGGTGAAATTGGTGAAAGCAGTCGAGTTGTCATCTAGAGAGCATTACATGTCAGAGCAAGAGACAAAAGCAGCTGAAGGCAAGTATAATGACCATTAAAGGAGTTGGGCTTGTACCTCGAGTAAGTGGAGGGGCTGTTGTAAGAGTAACTGGTGGAGCTGGATGTCACATAATCGGACCCACTGTAACAAAAAGAGTAGTCAGTAAAtcattgtggaaaaaaaaaaaaaccttcattcTGTCATTTCGACATTCTTATTGCGTGACCCGTCGCGCACTGGTCCTACCAGTCGGGTGTGTCTCTGGCGTTGTACGAGGACAGCTCTGTTGCATTGACGTACTCCTTCAGGAACACGAAGCCCCTTTGAGCAGCGAGCACGCGAGAGAAAGATTGAGTTAATTGCGCCCCGGCACAAATATTAGCTGTCACTTTGATTTAGAGGTCTCGTGTGTTAATATCGCTCACCTCCTGGCCTCGGGTTCTGGTGTTAGGACCCGCCGGTCTTCTTCTGTCACGCTCCTGGAATAGCTTTCATACCTGGAGACAGAGTGCAGCGGCGTAAGCCTCATCTTTCACTCGCTGACAGAGGGGCTCCACATCTGTCACGCGTAACTCAGGAGATAATCATTTTCCGCCACCGCGTGTTAACGGCGTGCTGTTTAACGGGCTGCGATTTGACAAAAGGACATTCCTAATACACATCATTAACGTGACATCTGGAGACTGATAATTAGAGGGAAGGAAATGAGGGCAAATTGAAAGACAATGGGAGAGCAGATCTTGTCATTTAGCTTCAGTAACGTTCAGGCGTCCGTCTAATCAAGAATAACAGGAGTTGCCGGTAGCTTTGCATCCAGACTGCAGTCTTCTGATGACATTCCCACAGGGATCCGCCTAAACTCCCTCCCTCGCTAACTAACACGGATAAAGGGGtgtgtaataaataaaagaaggtTTATGTCtatgctcacatttcatttacatGCAGTAGCAAATCCTTGCTTGGattaaaagacacaaatgaatgaaagccTTCTttacaaaagtttttttttttttttttaaatcagcagaCCAGAATGTATTTTTGCATGATGATGTGTCTGACATTAAGACGCTAAACTTACCGATCCGTAACAGACTGTTCTTCACTTCTCTCCCTGAAAAGTAGAGGAAACTGGATTTATTAAGCAGGTGTGATCTGTTTTCTATTACTGCAGGGCGGCCTGGTTCCGGGGCCTCTGGTCCCCTCGCATTGTGATGGTAAACATCACACATAATGCTCCTCACGCTGTCATTTCCCTCTCATTTCATGAAGGATTCTTTCAAACCTGAacgtggtgatggtggtgaccGTCTGAGTCTGAGTATACTCCGTGCTGCAAAACAGAGGACAACGCTGCATCATAAAAAAGTCTGGCAGTACGGGAGAagaagtaaaaatattgcaaacCAGTTGATTATTCTCAGactgagctgaagaagaagaagtttgaacttgtatttgtattgtataGGCTTTAAGATGCTGTAATCACTACCTGCTggaattgtgaaaaataaagtgGTTAAATGGCTTTTAATGAGCCCAGCCACCAGGGAGatacctttcttcttcttcttcttcttcctcctcatcctcctcctcctcctcttctcctgtaGTGACTGGGAGAGTATAGACGGTGGGGGACGTCCACTTGTCCCACGGGGAGTCATTCTCAGCTGACCTTGagcacaaacaaagacatgcCACATTAGCACGAGAGGATAACACATGGTTACTCTTTGTATggtgaagggggaaaaaaagccttCAAGGGGATGTGTTTACCGCAGTTGTGGAAGAAACGTTGTAACAAATATGTGTCTGACCTATTTTAAAacccggcacccgcgcacaatggggtttttttttttccggctcaaTGGGTAGCCGCCGCAAAAGCCTGGTTAGGAGGTTATAGGAATAAAAGGAACAAATACACAGggggatgatgaagatgacttACTTTCTCTCAAACCTGACCAGCAGCTCTTGATCTTCCGTCCGGGCTGCTGGTAAAGCTTCTtggctgagagggggggggggaaatacatTGAAAGGCTTTTAGCCCATAATGGACGTGGGTGGGCGCGCACGTAGACGAATGAATCATTGCGGACCATATTGTGTGGAAGTGTAAGAGTAAATCGATGCGTTTCTTCACCTCTCTTCCGTGTCGGCCTCCCGAGGTGGGCCGGTTTGCCATGAGCGCGCCCATGAGCGCTgagtgctggagagagagagagagagagagagagaggatgcagAAGTCATGACAGACAAGCATTATAGACCGTAATGTGTGCACTTTGAGAGAATCATTTTGATTTTCCTCCACTCGTAACACAATTATGCACCGAACTCCGTTTTAATACCTTGTGGCGTCAGTGTTGATAGAGATTAGGTTTGAATGGGAATCCAACACATTACTGCTAATACTGTCaaacggacgcacacacacaagtaaaagGGGAGAGTGACGTGAAGTAAAGCATTAGAATTTCAGGAGATTGGGTTCCCTGGGGTTTGAAGGGCTGATAATGAAACACAATGCCCGGCTGGGGATCTTTGACGCTTGCTGTTGCTCATTTTCTGTCTTCACTCAACTCAATAAGAAAGGCATAAGGTGCCAAAATACACTCTAAAAAAAGTACATACACAAACAATACATGGATAAAGTTATAGCTTTGGTTAGTTTATTATTGGTTAGTTACTAGACAAATAGAAAATGAATTCTCAGATGTTAGATATTGTTGCCTTGGATCACAATTTCAACAAATTGAGTCATGGACAGATTAACCAAGTTGAAAATGTCACCTtggcctttttattttatttgcactatttttttttactgaattggTGAAGCTAATTGGTGAAGAACACAATTATTCATTTCAGGGAGGCTTTACTTCACGGTTAGCTGGATAACAGAGAAGATGTTTcatgtgcctccccccccccccccccctattcagATTCTGGACTCCTTTGTTGTCCATGAAAGTAAGTGATGCACTAAAGAAACACTATACTTATTCAGAAAGTGGAGTCTAGATTAGTGCGTCAATAAGGACGGACCCACACTGCTCAGTTTATCTGGCATAAAAGCTGCTGATTACAACAAAGTGAAGCAGTTGCCCTAGTTCTAATATTGTGTAGCAACATGATCATAACTGTGTTACAAACAAGGAATGCAATGcagaaaacaggtcatttgcatTGTAATTCGCATTGTCATTCCCAGTACCTGTTGCTGGAAATATCAGAGTCAGGCTGCAGCAGGTCAGAAGAGCTGCAATAGAGAAAAGTGGCTCATAATCACAAACTGCTGCATTATGCATGCCGAGATGCTATCTGGCTGGCTGGAAAACAGTCAAGGCTCCAAACCAATATGATTACCTGTTAGAGGATGTGGTCCCTATCGGATATGGATCAAAGGGATCAGCCGAGCTGAAAAACAATTTCACACTGATTTCACTCTCAATTGTCAGCATGGCCCATCTTGTGTCAGAGGAATTTTGATCACATTGACTCATAATGGAAAGATTTAATGCAGTTTGAATGGTaaacagaaacacagaggagcCCGAGGCCAAACTCAATCAAAATCAGAATCTGGGTGTCTTTGACGAATGGAAAGACGATTCTGCAGCCGAATGGCAAAATCAGTGTAGTTAAAAGTTTCCTTCACCCCCAATGAACCCTGTCTTCAGTCTATAACAGTTACTGAAAACTGAGTAGATCGTTGATATGAACAAATCAGTTTTCTCATTGTTTTTAAACAATGAATCATTGTCGAAacaattttttattaaattcacGAAATCGAATTGCCAATTTAACCGGGATGAGAATCTATTTTAcaattaaatcacatttttgagaaaattcCTGCTTCCGTTTGGTGTCAGCAGAGTGTGAACTATTCCCGAAGACCTTTCGCAGACCTATTGCATCCGCTTTGACACAGACACCCATGTGACGTGGCAGTGAACAGACTACCTTGATTCAGTCGCCGTGGTCTGCTCCTGTGAGCTCCATGGATGGCCGTTGTCCCCCTGGCTGCATGCGCGCGGGATGGAAACAGGCAGCGAGGAGAGCGGTACGAACGAACGGCACGATGGGGACGGGAAAAGAGGCCAAGCAAAGGTAAGTGTGGTTCTTCTCATGCACTATTTACAACGCCGGTCCATTAGAAGAGCTTGGAAGCCACTGAACAATTTAACAAGCGGGAAAAACATCTGAATATGCTACGGAACAgactctctttttgtgtgtgggcGGGTTCTCGTACCTTTTGTCAGTAATGATCACAGTTTTGGTGGTTATAGTGACTGTCTCCGTGAGGCTGGCGGTGAGGGAGACGCAGCACAGTTAGTATAAATGACCAAGACATACATGTGGATGGAATGCATTTCTTAGCAGGAACACCTCTGCATGGACAGATAATATAACCTCCTTCTACCTTTGTGTTCCTCTGGCTGTTTCATCCGCCTGTTTCTCCACCTGCTGCGTGCTGAGGCTGGCGGAGACCAAACAAAGCAGCAGGACTAATCAGTACAGAACACTTTCTTCCATTTCCAGTTGCGCCTCACGATACAAGACGTGGCTTTCTGCTTCAAAGCGTCGCTCGGTCGCTTCAGGAAGCTGCCGCTGTGTTTCTATCTAAAGCGGAATGCTGCCAGTAGCCCCGATTCATGGATCAAACTTGAGGCGGATGGGGTTTATTAAAAATCTCACGCCTCAGCGAGCCGGGGACGTTGGTATTGATGGTACACGAGGATGGCGAGCAGAGGCCGTCACAAGCCCGTCTCTTTCTCACCTGCGTGCCTCCGTGTTGATTGGAATGACATCGTTAGCCAGGAAATCCAGGGGGCCACTTGTCTTTTTCGGGTTTGACtcactaaaaaaacaacaacaaaaaacagacacattagTCCAAAACAGTGCAGAGTTTGTGCAAACCTTCTCAAAGTCATCTAAAGTGAATTCCTCTGCTTGCTACGGACAAGTGAGCTGTTGATTTCCTACTCATGAaccatgatgatgtcatcatgtttTCGGGGGCTTGGGTGAGAAAGAGTTTTTTCTTCCTGTACCTGTTTAGTCCACTAAGCAGATCCTGACTCCAGCGTCCTGGactggggggggcgggctctgCTCGGCTCTCCTCGGGACTGCGGCGGCAGGAaggatgagaggaagaggagattgTGGTGATAAGCAACAGAGGCTTTGGGATTCAGAGGAGATTTCGGGGGCAGGAATAGGCCAGTTGATGCaggggatggggtgggggggtcattaGAAGTCCAGCAGTGCCACCTTGTGGATACTATTAGGAGAATGTCTATTGTGAGGCTTTCTTTAAACAGAAAGGACGTATTTCTAACTGACCCATTGGTGAAAGCCAGCAGATCATCTGTAATTGGTTGCCTGCTGCCGAGCTCTGGAGCCGGCTCCTCTTCATCGCTGCACacgggaggagaaaacaaattaGGTGCTTTGgcaagtgtgcgtgtgcatctGGATATTACATTTCTGAAGTGCTACGCGTAATCAAGTCCAACCGGGGACGTACTCTCGTGTGAGGGAGTTTAAAGCACCTGAAATAGAGAGGCGGGTTGTTTTGGGATTACTTTAAAGTGAACACAGTGGCAGCCATTATCTCTTTTCTTGCCAATCCTGCTATGACATGAATGAGGaagttgtttttatattttttgtattcataccCATTCTCTGAGGTGTGACTGTTTGCTGAACCTGCTTCTTCCCCTGCCAACACTGGCGCATCATCCACAAAGCTGGAGAGGAAATACACTCTTATTATCAGATGCTTGTTGAGGTTGGAACATAAagatctattttttcttttttatccttctttcatctttttttttttttttgtggttatttTTCAAATACCTGGATGAACTTGAGTTGAAAGTAATGAGAGTGTTGGACAAGTTGGTGAGCGTGTCAACCCTGGAGCTGTGAAAAGAAATGCGTAGCAAACACATGAGATTCCAGGGCAGCTTTGAATCCTACACATGACAAGAATGAGACCAGACCACACAAAGGCATATAGGCACATATCAAAGCTTCGCTTATATCTTGGCAGACATTATGCTGATGTTTGAGGCTTACCATCACTTTGTTAGCGTTAAAGTACATTGATAAAAATACTATGCATGTTTAGTGGGAAACTCACCTCGGCTTTGGAACTTGTTTCTGTACCAATTCTGGTTTTGCTTCGGTCTTCACTGCGGACACTGGGGAAGGCGTCAGAGGGACGGGCGTGGACGGGACGGGGGCTGCTGGAGCAGGTGACGCCGGGATTGGCGCCGCTGGGGTGAGGTCAACCAGAGGAGTGCTGACTCGCCCAGAAATGGCCGAGGCCTTTGGTGCTTGAAAACACTCTGGGATGAGAACAGGGAGAGGAGTGGCCCCCTTGGTGCTGCCCGGTTCCTTGTCCTCAGAGGGGTCTTTTACTGCCACAGACCCCGGTGGGGGGTCATCCTTCACGGGCGTCACCGCCTTTAGGGCCACCGGCTCAGCGACGGCTGACTTAACGCCGGCGTCGGCTCTGTAAAGAATAACCgtaatgaatgaatttgaaGCCGTGCGCTTGCTGCTCTGGCTGCAGGAACGCGGCCCAGGACCTACACGCTCGCTGGTTGGGGCTCAGGAGCAGAGGCaacagatgtgcacacacacacactcatgaatGCAAGTAGGGAGTggggcgtgcacacacacacacacagttgatggACAACGTTACATTTTAAACTAAAGGTAAAGATCACAGGATTCCTTTTTGCATTAACGCTTTGGCAGAGGGAGAGTGACATTAGACATACATTCTCATATTTCCTAGCAGCAGAAAGCATATAAGACCGGTGCCTGACTGCAGGTTAAAGTATTCAGATCCTTCCCTACTCAAGTGCAAGCATGTATTAACTATATTTTGttatattaaaacacaaactacTTCCCCACTGACACTTTCATGTTTAGTGGGAAACTCACCTCGGCTTTGGAACTTGTTTCTGTACCAATTCTGGTTTTGCTTCGGTCTTCACTGCGGACACTGGGGAAGGTGTCAGAGGGACGGGCGTGGACGGGACGGGGGCCACTGGAGCAGGTGACGCCGGGATTGGCGCCGCTGGGGTGAGGTCAACCAGAGGAGTGCTGACTCGCCCAGAAATGGCCGAGGCCTTTGGTGCTTGAAAACACTCTGGGATGAGAACAGGGAGAGGAGTGGCCCCCTTGGTGCTGCCCGGTTCCTTGTCCTCAGATGGGTCTTTTACTGCCACAGACCCCGGTGGGGGGTCATCCTTCACGGGCGTCACCGCCTTTAGGGCCACCGGCTCAGCGACGGCTGACTTAACGCCGGCGTCGGCTCTGTAAAGAATAACCgtaatgaatgaatttgaaGCCGTGCGCTTGCTGCTCTGGCTGCAGGAACGCGGCCCAGGACCTACACGCTCGCTGGTTGGGGCTCAGGAGCAGAGGCaacagatgtgcacacacacacactcatgaatGCAAGTAGGGAGTggggcgtgcacacacacacacacagttgatggacaacgtacggtggccgagaaggttcagacaaatacaaaagcaacaacacaactgcaaatgccacaacacaacacgaacgccgcaacacgaaaatacaaaagccacatcacaaccgcaaatgccacaacgcaacacgaacgccgcaacacaacgcgaaagcgaaaacggaagtagctgcccacgggagcgagcgtattttggaggaacggagctggaggatggcagatcgtttaagaagtaagtgaaacatgattccttactttaactgtagccgcaaggaatcatgtttcacttacttcttaaacaatctggcatcttccagctccgttgttacgtgcctactggtttttgaacctactggtttggctacgcgtttagatgttattaagagagtaatcctacttgggcaatgtgctagaaaacctgacagaactatgtatttcacgctacgccaccaaaaaccagttgtctttgctcaccctgaaccaaaagatgttcttgccactgacgatttgcaatttcatgatgaGTAGttaaatcagtagcggcatttgacagctcggttggccgacggcgtagcgccgccgtctcataaagttttgctattttgctcgactgcgagttcgaatccaggttgtggcgatcttttaataaacgtatgttcttttatttatttctttatacgtagcagtgatgtagtgctcacttatacaatcataaccgctgcattggatatgggatacattttgaacattttcagcaatatgtttgcgaatgtgtgacggatcaggtgaccgaggcagacaacatctgccgctgtcggggcaaaacaaacacgcacgtgtaggcaaaccagtaggttcaaaaacccagtcggcacgtaacaccggagctggaggatgccagatcgtttaagaagtaagtgaaacatgattccttactttaactgtagccgcaagg is part of the Pungitius pungitius chromosome 2, fPunPun2.1, whole genome shotgun sequence genome and encodes:
- the znf185 gene encoding zinc finger protein 185 isoform X3, which gives rise to MSKQAGKESVFLTTKVRTKLKGDGSWLQRRSEAQDKTDEEKPWLAEVRAGRLNGEPVETSPAPSPTTSTPPALKSDADRSVVTKLESSTSSSTSNGVSQTAAQFPKKPSESYKKIAPYTVRPTAESQEAQLSSEEQEKRTEAASSVLMKSTVRQRSYVLSAAKKYESEDKVPETSLANNTPAFVARRVEIVDDESAATPAPVSKPPPSPAAPVPSVASAPEPQPASVADAGVKSAVAEPVALKAVTPVKDDPPPRSVAVKDPSEDKEPGSTKGATPLPVLIPECFQAPKASAISGRVSTPLVDLTPAAPIPASPAPAAPVPSTPVPLTPSPVSAVKTEAKPELVQKQVPKPRADAGVKSAVAEPVALKAVTPVKDDPPPGSVAVKDPSEDKEPGSTKGATPLPVLIPECFQAPKASAISGRVSTPLVDLTPAAPIPASPAPAAPVPSTPVPLTPSPVSAVKTEAKPELAQKQVPKPRADAGVKSAVAEPVALKAVTPVKDDPPPGSVAVKDPSEDKEPGSTKGATPLPVLIPECFQAPKASAISGRVSTPLVDLTPAAPIPASPAPVAPVPSTPVPLTPSPVSAVKTEAKPELVQKQVPKPRADAGVKSAVAEPVALKAVTPVKDDPPPGSVAVKDPSEDKEPGSTKGATPLPVLIPECFQAPKASAISGRVSTPLVDLTPAAPIPASPAPAAPVPSTPVPLTPSPVSAVKTEAKPELVQKQVPKPSSRVDTLTNLSNTLITFNSSSSSFVDDAPVLAGEEAGSANSHTSENGDEEEPAPELGSRQPITDDLLAFTNGPEESRAEPAPPSPGRWSQDLLSGLNSESNPKKTSGPLDFLANDVIPINTEARSLSTQQVEKQADETARGTQSLTETVTITTKTVIITDKSQGDNGHPWSSQEQTTATESSSADPFDPYPIGTTSSNSSSDLLQPDSDISSNSTQRSWARSWQTGPPREADTEESQEALPAARTEDQELLVRFERKSAENDSPWDKWTSPTVYTLPVTTGEEEEEEDEEEEEEEEESTEYTQTQTVTTITTFRERSEEQSVTDRYESYSRSVTEEDRRVLTPEPEARRGFVFLKEYVNATELSSYNARDTPDCGSDYVTSSSTSYSYNSPSTYSSGLPSSSCNFCAEPVGDEAKITIEHLNINCHPHCFKCGVCKKPMGDLLDSMFLHGGKVHCEMCYSEALD
- the znf185 gene encoding zinc finger protein 185 isoform X1; translation: MSKQAGKESVFLTTKVRTKLKGDGSWLQRRSEAQDKTDEEKPWLAEVRAGRLNGEPVETSPAPSPTTSTPPALKSDADRSVVTKLESSTSSSTSNGVSQTAAQFPKKPSESYKKIAPYTVRPTAESQEAQLSSEEQEKRTEAASSVLMKSTVRQRSYVLSAAKKYESEDKVPETSLANNTPAFVARRVEIVDDESAATPAPVSKPPPSPAAPVPSVASAPEPQPASVADAGVKSAVAEPVALKAVTPVKDDPPPRSVAVKDPSEDKEPGSTKGATPLPVLIPECFQAPKASAISGRVSTPLVDLTPAAPIPASPAPAAPVPSTPVPLTPSPVSAVKTEAKPELVQKQVPKPRVEIVDDESAATPAPVSKPPPSPAAPVPSVASAPEPQPASVADAGVKSAVAEPVALKAVTPVKDDPPPGSVAVKDPSEDKEPGSTKGATPLPVLIPECFQAPKASAISGRVSTPLVDLTPAAPIPASPAPAAPVPSTPVPLTPSPVSAVKTEAKPELAQKQVPKPRADAGVKSAVAEPVALKAVTPVKDDPPPGSVAVKDPSEDKEPGSTKGATPLPVLIPECFQAPKASAISGRVSTPLVDLTPAAPIPASPAPVAPVPSTPVPLTPSPVSAVKTEAKPELVQKQVPKPRADAGVKSAVAEPVALKAVTPVKDDPPPGSVAVKDPSEDKEPGSTKGATPLPVLIPECFQAPKASAISGRVSTPLVDLTPAAPIPASPAPAAPVPSTPVPLTPSPVSAVKTEAKPELVQKQVPKPSSRVDTLTNLSNTLITFNSSSSSFVDDAPVLAGEEAGSANSHTSENGDEEEPAPELGSRQPITDDLLAFTNGPEESRAEPAPPSPGRWSQDLLSGLNSESNPKKTSGPLDFLANDVIPINTEARSLSTQQVEKQADETARGTQSLTETVTITTKTVIITDKSQGDNGHPWSSQEQTTATESSSADPFDPYPIGTTSSNSSSDLLQPDSDISSNSTQRSWARSWQTGPPREADTEESQEALPAARTEDQELLVRFERKSAENDSPWDKWTSPTVYTLPVTTGEEEEEEDEEEEEEEEESTEYTQTQTVTTITTFRERSEEQSVTDRYESYSRSVTEEDRRVLTPEPEARRGFVFLKEYVNATELSSYNARDTPDCGSDYVTSSSTSYSYNSPSTYSSGLPSSSCNFCAEPVGDEAKITIEHLNINCHPHCFKCGVCKKPMGDLLDSMFLHGGKVHCEMCYSEALD